The following proteins are co-located in the Vanessa cardui chromosome 15, ilVanCard2.1, whole genome shotgun sequence genome:
- the LOC124535792 gene encoding uncharacterized protein LOC124535792 isoform X2 produces the protein MALPMLRQCCGCISLEKGCFLLGILSTLSCIAAIMAGSWSLPRHREREQEDNLISMTLVMFSTLSAISNVVVLVGVAMRRPGCLQLSLLFNSVFILCIFLVAVVTCLFSPELAPFLVEPGNIALIVIMIIAGAGYAAACNIILTNRAMSLTHIST, from the exons ATGGCGTTGCCGATGTTGCGGCAGTGCTGCGGCTGTATTTCATTAGAAAAGGGATGTTTCTTACTCGGTATACTATCCACG TTATCCTGTATAGCTGCCATTATGGCTGGATCTTGGAGTCTCCCACGACACAGGGAGAGGGAGCAGGAAGACAACCTCATATCGATGACACTGGTCATGTTTTCGACCCTGTCTGCTATCAGTAACGTCGTGGTTTTAGTGGGCGTGGCAATG AGACGACCAGGCTGCCTGCAGCTGTCATTACTGTTCAACTCCGTGTTCATTCTGTGCATCTTCCTTGTGGCGGTGGTCACTTGCCTCTTCAGCCCCGAACTCGCACCATTCTTGGTTGAGCCCGGGAACATCGCTTTAATCGTGATTATGATCATTGCTGGAGCCG GATATGCTGCGGCCTGCAACATTATATTGACGAATAGAGCGATGTCATTGACTCATATTTCTACCTAA
- the LOC124535792 gene encoding uncharacterized protein LOC124535792 isoform X1, protein MALPMLRQCCGCISLEKGCFLLGILSTLSCIAAIMAGSWSLPRHREREQEDNLISMTLVMFSTLSAISNVVVLVGVAMRRPGCLQLSLLFNSVFILCIFLVAVVTCLFSPELAPFLVEPGNIALIVIMIIAGAAYSVYYLMVVNSVYRKMKMSYSETALPM, encoded by the exons ATGGCGTTGCCGATGTTGCGGCAGTGCTGCGGCTGTATTTCATTAGAAAAGGGATGTTTCTTACTCGGTATACTATCCACG TTATCCTGTATAGCTGCCATTATGGCTGGATCTTGGAGTCTCCCACGACACAGGGAGAGGGAGCAGGAAGACAACCTCATATCGATGACACTGGTCATGTTTTCGACCCTGTCTGCTATCAGTAACGTCGTGGTTTTAGTGGGCGTGGCAATG AGACGACCAGGCTGCCTGCAGCTGTCATTACTGTTCAACTCCGTGTTCATTCTGTGCATCTTCCTTGTGGCGGTGGTCACTTGCCTCTTCAGCCCCGAACTCGCACCATTCTTGGTTGAGCCCGGGAACATCGCTTTAATCGTGATTATGATCATTGCTGGAGCCG CGTACTCTGTATATTATCTCATGGTCGTGAACAGCGTGTACAGGAAGATGAAAATGAGTTACAGCGAAACAGCGCTGCCGATGTAA
- the LOC124535846 gene encoding uncharacterized protein LOC124535846: protein MELPVLDKFCFIFDLRTGCIVMGIINSILTFVLAVILITFAVDIKSAAESKKDDMDGMSSVVYTIVVLLVVLLFLKFLLDLIFVWAVYKERCGIMKKYCIFWIVFLVLFIIGFLKSLFHMGAGHVIAQILFLAENFYYIVVIRSYLISINEDGVL from the exons ATGGAGCTCCCAGTGCTGGATAAGTTCTGCTTTATATTCGACCTGAGAACAGGATGTATCGTCATGGGGATCATAAATTCA ATCTTGACCTTCGTACTGGCGGTGATACTGATCACGTTCGCTGTGGATATCAAGAGTGCCGCTGAGTCGAAGAAGGATGACATGGACGGCATGTCCTCCGTGGTCTACACCATCGTTGTCCTTCTCGTCGTGTTGCTTTTCCTCAAGTTCCTGTTGGATTTGATCTTCGTGTGGGCTGTCTATAAG gaGAGATGTGGTATCATGAAGAAGTACTGCATCTTCTGGATCGTGTTCCTGGTGCTTTTCATCATCGGTTTCTTAAAGTCGCTGTTCCACATGGGCGCTGGGCATGTCATTGCACAGATACTGTTCCTAG CTGAGAATTTCTACTACATCGTCGTGATCCGAAGTTACTTGATATCAATCAACGAAGACGGTGTTCTGTAA